A part of Sugiyamaella lignohabitans strain CBS 10342 chromosome D, complete sequence genomic DNA contains:
- the CHL1 gene encoding Chl1p (Probable DNA helicase; involved in sister-chromatid cohesion and genome integrity and interstrand cross-link repair; interacts with ECO1 and CTF18; mutants are defective in silencing, rDNA recombination, aging and the heat shock response; FANCJ-like helicase family member; mutations in the human homolog, DDX11/ChLR1, cause Warsaw breakage syndrome; GO_component: GO:0000790 - nuclear chromatin [Evidence IMP] [PMID 24086532]; GO_component: GO:0005634 - nucleus [Evidence IEA,IEA]; GO_component: GO:0005634 - nucleus [Evidence IDA] [PMID 10931920]; GO_component: GO:0005634 - nucleus [Evidence IDA] [PMID 15020404]; GO_function: GO:0005524 - ATP binding [Evidence IEA,IEA]; GO_function: GO:0004003 - ATP-dependent DNA helicase activity [Evidence IEA]; GO_function: GO:0008026 - ATP-dependent helicase activity [Evidence IEA]; GO_function: GO:0003677 - DNA binding [Evidence IEA,IEA]; GO_function: GO:0003678 - DNA helicase activity [Evidence IMP,ISS] [PMID 10931920]; GO_function: GO:0004386 - helicase activity [Evidence IEA]; GO_function: GO:0016787 - hydrolase activity [Evidence IEA]; GO_function: GO:0016817 - hydrolase activity, acting on acid anhydrides [Evidence IEA]; GO_function: GO:0016818 - hydrolase activity, acting on acid anhydrides, in phosphorus-containing anhydrides [Evidence IEA]; GO_function: GO:0003676 - nucleic acid binding [Evidence IEA]; GO_function: GO:0000166 - nucleotide binding [Evidence IEA]; GO_process: GO:0006200 - ATP catabolic process [Evidence IEA]; GO_process: GO:0032508 - DNA duplex unwinding [Evidence IEA]; GO_process: GO:0007049 - cell cycle [Evidence IEA]; GO_process: GO:0034085 - establishment of sister chromatid cohesion [Evidence IMP] [PMID 23334284]; GO_process: GO:0036297 - interstrand cross-link repair [Evidence IGI] [PMID 22912599]; GO_process: GO:0007064 - mitotic sister chromatid cohesion [Evidence IGI,IMP] [PMID 14742714]; GO_process: GO:0007064 - mitotic sister chromatid cohesion [Evidence IGI,IMP,IPI] [PMID 15020404]; GO_process: GO:0007064 - mitotic sister chromatid cohesion [Evidence IGI] [PMID 17483413]; GO_process: GO:0006139 - nucleobase-containing compound metabolic process [Evidence IEA]), producing MTGRRGRGSLGQVQTSSVLTRPAQSESDSPEWVKKRVMEMKIKEQNERIEKFETYLARIRKIEEQEYEAHVKNKDKNHYLKKRKPESKNSVKQSDDDFLLDDYDSDTESSFPPYDSESGMSKEVQNLLTALSGPSTEDSIATELAEFNKVKIYFTSRTHSQLSQFASQLQLPKFSPSMAGSSDPKKCSESESTKVVPLGSRKQLCVNPKVNKYKNSVGSQINDACMDLQKESGGGCAWLRREHNPEDRVLLNKFRDRTLAKIRDIEDLADLGKELEVCPYYGSRHVVANTEIVTLPYQLLLQKSSRDALGIDLEDSIVVIDEAHNLLDTISSLNSMAVSVTEVRMAHKGLQIYWKKFAKKLNSRNRVYLSHTMKIVGALEKFMIECEKKPPKEVALGTEVNPAKIFDESSTADLINTYKLEKYLRQSKLAFKVDGYLEKLQDDLEDKNKEKSATKITQPGTVSTVKVPAKPLKRLPKLLLSKVISFLQAITNISSEGKVFYSRVAQSKEFQLQYLLLDPSEQFKEVVSAARCVILAGGTMEPTRDYLDYLFPLIPRSEIELFSCGHVIPDRNLIVSTMTQHGNVEFNFSFANRSSVPMIDELGSAILNLTKTVPHGMIVFFPSYQYLSNLVERWKATNLYSQLNSSKKIFLEPNDSQSIESMLGEYSQAIDNSPSGALLFSVVGGKMSEGINFSDDLARMVVMIGLPFPNAFSAEIIAKRDFIEKTALSSGKSLQQARDLSREYYENLCMRAVNQCIGRAIRHANDYAAMVLIDTRYNSQRIQSKLPTWIRARLSPSTQNTQTKESTLRLHSELSTFFSSHSKH from the coding sequence ATGACGGGGAGAAGAGGGAGAGGAAGTTTAGGTCAGGTTCAAACGAGCAGCGTACTAACGAGACCAGCCCAGTCGGAAAGTGACAGCCCAGAATGGGTCAAGAAACGTGTgatggaaatgaaaataaaagaacAGAATGAGCGAATTGAAAAGTTCGAGACATATCTTGCAAGAATTAGAAAGATTGAAGAACAAGAGTATGAAGCTCAtgtcaaaaacaaagatAAGAATCACTATTTAAAGAAACGAAAGCCTGAAAGTAAAAACTCAGTCAAACAAtcagatgatgattttttattagATGACTATGATAGCGATACTGAGAGCAGTTTTCCGCCTTACGACAGCGAAAGCGGAATGTCTAAAGAAGTTCAAAATCTACTAACAGCTCTGTCTGGACCTAGTACTGAAGACTCAATAGCCACAGAATTGGCAGAATTTAACAAGgtaaaaatatatttcacTTCTCGAACACACTCGCAACTGAGCCAATTTGCGTCTCAATTGCAGCTGCCAAAATTCAGCCCATCAATGGCTGGCTCGAGTGATCCGAAGAAATGTTCAGAGAGCGAGTCTACAAAGGTTGTCCCTCTAGGATCTCGAAAACAACTCTGCGTCAACCCAAAGGTTAACAAATACAAGAATTCAGTTGGTTCGCAAATCAATGATGCTTGTATGGATTTACAAAAGGAATCTGGAGGAGGATGTGCGTGGCTCCGGCGGGAACACAATCCCGAAGACAGGGTACTTCTTAATAAATTTCGTGATAGAACGTTGGCCAAGATCCGAGATATAGAAGATCTGGCCGATTTGGGTAAAGAATTGGAAGTTTGTCCTTATTATGGCTCAAGACATGTGGTAGCCAATACGGAAATCGTAACTTTACCGTATcagctgttgttgcaaAAGTCGTCTCGAGATGCTCTTGGAATTGACCTGGAAGACTCGATTGTCGTCATAGATGAAGCTCATAACTTGCTAGATACAATATCGTCACTCAATTCCATGGCGGTCTCCGTTACTGAAGTAAGAATGGCTCATAAAGGCTTACAAATTTACTGGAAGAAATTTGCTAAAAAGCTAAATTCAAGAAATAGAGTGTATTTATCGCATACAATGAAGATTGTTGGGGCACTGGAGAAGTTCATGATCGAATGCGAAAAAAAACCACCAAAAGAAGTCGCCCTTGGCACTGAAGTCAATCCCGCCAAGATCTTTGATGAGTCTAGCACAGCCGATCTTATCAATACTTACAAGTTAGAAAAGTACTTGAGGCAGTCAAAACTTGCGTTCAAGGTAGATGGTTATTTAGAGAAACTACAGGATGATCTTGAAGACAAgaacaaagaaaagagcGCTACGAAGATTACTCAACCAGGAACTGTATCTACAGTCAAGGTACCGGCTAAACCACTGAAGAGGTTGCCTAAATTGTTACTTTCAAAAGTGATATCGTTTCTTCAAGCGATTACAAATATATCGTCCGAGGGCAAAGTATTCTACTCGCGAGTTGCACAAAGCAAAGAATTCCAGTTACAGTACCTGCTTCTAGATCCTAGTGAGCAGTTCAAAGAGGTAGTGTCAGCAGCTCGTTGTGTTATTCTCGCCGGTGGCACAATGGAGCCAACTCGTGACTACcttgattatttattcccATTAATTCCTCGCTCTGAAATAGAACTGTTCAGCTGTGGACATGTGATTCCGGACAGAAACTTAATTGTATCGACAATGACTCAACATGGTAATGTTGAATTTAACTTCTCATTTGCAAACAGGTCATCTGTACCTATGATTGATGAGCTTGGTTCCGCCATTCTGAATCTCACTAAAACCGTCCCTCACGGAATGATTGTCTTTTTCCCTAGTTACCAGTACCTGTCAAATCTAGTTGAAAGATGGAAAGCTACAAATCTTTACAGCCAGCTGAATTCAAGTAAGAAGATCTTTCTTGAACCAAACGATTCCCAGTCAATTGAATCAATGTTAGGGGAATACTCCCAAGCAATTGATAATTCACCTTCAGGAGCACTACTCTTTTCCGTTGTTGGAGGTAAGATGTCGGAAGGAATCAACTTCTCAGACGATCTTGCCCGTATGGTAGTCATGATAGGCTTGCCGTTTCCTAATGCCTTTTCAGCAGAAATCATTGCCAAGCGCGATTTCATAGAAAAAACGGCACTCTCATCTGGCAAGTCGTTACAACAAGCACGAGATCTATCTCGCGAATACTACGAAAACCTCTGCATGCGAGCTGTCAACCAGTGTATCGGTCGAGCTATTCGACATGCCAACGACTACGCAGCAATGGTCCTTATAGACACTCGGTACAACTCTCAGCGCATTCAATCCAAGCTACCGACCTGGATCAGAGCCAGGCTTTCACCCAGCACACAAAATACTCAGACCAAAGAGTCTACGCTCCGACTGCATAGTGAGTTATCGACCTTCTTCAGCTCGCACTCTAAGCATTag
- the NIC96 gene encoding linker nucleoporin NIC96, which yields MATAVSGSVSSTLPAGTSKSEASANGTANSSSVLPPPAQALLSELLESSRNLPNASSDVGSIQLGLSEIRKRAQKLREHYVDDNDTKAHYLLAGSGVNAEDIASELQSIVFHQNLETTTFTANEPDLDYYLRAKKEENILASIEESVRSAGREFDLYLAGNVTLDWETRKRQICSHFGLVAKSSGGAAGASGSVSGNSTRNLRQSSLRRSSGIGASSTTPKKAATNGSIAHSWGRATLGRLVLGPSGGNDADGEFTDVDFIQWRRTGNAADYAEGNVGEYDSETSSLANSSSVNSATKRYAHVVTQLNEARLDNRPFAIASAFSSVIQNSAADTKSQQMHDAWKILGYISGEQDSVSRRTTPITIRKYARAHIDSDKINSTDAVELRRRIVSGSRRYLEEQFYELIESEILKYPQDAQLGGVPSVYNKIKAYLNLKFLKGGKWTKSNLEIVNNIPIWALLYYMIRTGHLKDALEFTLQIEKSLRKIERSFPVYLKAFVADPDHRLPRDLQERLHTEFNQHIRFLDEDSDPYKYALYKIIGRCELSRKSFPEVLQTTEDWLWIHFMLTREGDGLSSMRNPSLERYSLLDLQRVVVQFGAKHFNPNKKTPGLYFQVLLLSGLFEWAVQYAYSFSQVDAVHFAIALTYYGLLNPVTDVEKYSSELLILDNKETPQLNFVRLIGYYTRDFRRSDPSEAVDYLILICLNGDITTGGRGKQHLRLAHEALKELVLETREFSRLLGDIRADGTRQPGAIEQKMALINISDPSEFLHSITEQAAIKASEYGRTADSILLYQLSEEYDTVVSIIIKSLGEFLSVVEIGRPMTSLPSGVPLMLSATDDPAQLARSMMQVYSANPAILSKVSQRNRETCNVLLQIVAARDLFAAGQWKDCLQEVDNTGILTLSPQADIAVVRRRAQQFVGLHESIARNVPSLLVMVMQCLVNESQALNDSAYSNSGRANNIAELRIRARNCMTYAGMIQYRMPREVYSQLTSLEILV from the exons ATGGCTACTGCTGTCAGTGGATCCGTTTCTTCTACGTTGCCTGCTGGAACAAGCAAGTCAGAAGCATCTGCCAATGGCACTGCGAACTCCTCGTCGGTGCTTCCACCTCCCGCCCAAGCTCTGCTCTCAGAACTTCTGGAGTCATCGAGGAATCTACCAAACGCGTCGTCAGACGTTGGATCAATCCAGCTGGGTTTGAGTGAAATCCGAAAACGTGCCCAAAAGCTTCGTGAACATTATGTGGACGACAATGACACTAAAGC CCACTATCTTCTAGCAGGAAGTGGTGTCAATGCCGAAGATATCGCTAGCGAATTGCAGTCAATTGTCTTCCACCAGAACCTCGAGACTACGACCTTCACGGCTAATGAACCTGATTTGGATTACTATCTGAGAGCCAAGAAGGAGGAGAATATCCTTGCTTCTATCGAAGAGTCCGTGAGATCTGCTGGTAGAGAATTCGATTTATACTTGGCTGGTAACGTTACATTAGACTGGGAGACCAGAAAACGCCAAATTTGCAGCCATTTTGGATTGGTTGCCAAGTCTTCTGGAGGTGCAGCTGGCGCGAGTGGCTCGGTTTCTGGCAATTCGACCAGAAACTTGAGACAAAGCAGTCTTAGAAGATCAAGTGGAATTGGTGCCTCTTCAACTACACCTAAGAAAGCCGCGACAAATGGTTCAATTGCTCACTCATGGGGAAGAGCCACTCTGGGACGGTTGGTGCTTGGTCCAAGCGGTGGTAATGATGCCGATGGAGAATTTACTGATGTTGATTTCATTCAGTGGAGAAGAACTGGTAATGCTGCTGATTATGCTGAAGGCAATGTTGGTGAGTACGATTCTGAGACCAGCTCTTTAGCCAACTCATCGTCAGTCAATTCTGCGACCAAACGTTATGCTCATGTGGTGACGCAATTGAATGAAGCTCGACTTGACAACCGTCCTTTTGCAATTGCATCTGCTTTTAGCAGCGTTATTCAAAACTCCGCAGCAGACACAAAATCTCAACAAATGCATGATGCATGGAAAATTCTTGGATACATTTCTGGAGAGCAGGATTCTGTCAGCAGACGAACAACGCCCATTACTATCCGAAAATACGCCAGGGCTCATATCGACAGTGACAAGATTAATTCtactgatgctgttgaacTTAGAAGACGCATTGTGTCAGGGTCACGTCGATACTTGGAAGAGCAATTCTACGAGCTCATCGAGTCGGAGATTCTCAAATATCCCCAAGATGCACAACTTGGAGGTGTTCCATCAGTttacaacaaaatcaaagcaTATCTCAATCTCAAGTTTTTGAAGGGTGGTAAGTGGACGAAATCGAATTTGGAAATTGTTAATAATATTCCTATTTGGGCTCTATTATACTACATGATTCGTACAGGCCATCTCAAAGATGCTCTGGAATTCACTTTACAGATTGAAAAGTCACTCAGAAAAATAGAAAGATCGTTCCCTGTGTATCTCAAAGCATTTGTAGCCGATCCAGACCACCGACTGCCGAGAGATTTGCAGGAAAGATTGCATACAGAATTCAACCAGCATATCCGTTTCCTTGATGAAGACTCGGATCCTTATAAATATGCCTTGTACAAGATAATTGGTCGATGCGAGCTTTCGAGAAAGTCGTTCCCAGAAGTGTTACAGACCACCGAAGACTGGCTGTGGATTCATTTCATGCTCACCAGGGAAGGAGATGGTCTGTCAAGTATGCGTAATCCTAGTCTTGAGCGATACAGTTTGCTTGATCTTCAGCGAGTTGTTGTTCAGTTTGGTGCTAAACACTTTAATCCGAATAAAAAGACACCTGGATTGTATTTCCAAGTTCTTCTCTTATCTGGATTGTTTGAATGGGCTGTGCAGTATGCTTATTCATTTAGTCAAGTAGATGCAGTACACTTTGCCATTGCTCTTACATACTATGGTCTATTGAACCCAGTGACTGACGTTGAGAAATACAGCTCGGAACTGCTAATTCTCGACAACAAGGAGACACCTCAGCTTAATTTTGTTCGTCTTATTGGTTATTATACAAGAGATTTCCGAAGGTCGGATCCTAGCGAGGCCGTCGACTATCTTATTCTTATATGTCTTAATGGCGATATCACCACAGGAGGTAGAGGCAAGCAACATCTTCGTTTGGCTCATGAAGCACTCAAAGAGCTTGTGCTTGAAACTAGAGAATTCTCGCGACTTCTTGGAGATATTCGTGCTGATGGTACTCGTCAGCCAGGAGCTATTGAACAGAAGATGGCACTTATTAACATCAGTGATCCATCCGAGTTTCTTCACTCGATTACTGAACAAGCAGCTATCAAGGCCAGTGAATATGGCCGTACTGCTGATTCGATTCTCCTGTATCAATTGTCAGAAGAATATGACACAGTTGTATCGATCATTATTAAATCTCTTGGAGAGTTTCTTTCAGTGGTTGAGATTGGTCGTCCTATGACATCGCTGCCATCAGGAGTTCCTCTCATGCTTTCAGCTACCGATGATCCAGCACAACTGGCACGGAGTATGATGCAAGTATATTCAGCCAACCCGGCTATTCTATCAAAAGTGTCACAACGCAATAGAGAAACATGTAACGTTCTTCTCCAAATTGTTGCTGCTCGTGATCtgtttgctgctggtcaatGGAAAGACTGTCTTCAAGAAGTCGACAATACTGGCATTTTGACATTGTCACCACAGGCCGATATTGCAGTTGTTCGACGACGAGCTCAACAGTTTGTTGGTCTGCACGAGTCCATTGCACGAAACGTGCCATCGCTTCTCGTCATGGTGATGCAATGTCTTGTAAATGAGAGTCAGGCACTCAATGACAGCGCATACAGCAACTCAGGTCGTGCTAACAACATTGCTGAACTAAGGATCAGAGCACGAAACTGTATGACCTACGCTGGTATGATCCAGTACCGCATGCCTCGCGAAGTATATAGTCAACTTACCAGCCTCGAAATCTTGGTATAA